In Panicum virgatum strain AP13 chromosome 5K, P.virgatum_v5, whole genome shotgun sequence, the genomic window ATATCTTTGTATGCCTGAATGTTTCACTTACACCCTCTGCACGACATTCATTGCATAACAAGATTTCAGGGGGAGATTTAGGCATATTTTAGGcatgatgtgtgcatgtgccaacaagggggagattTTTTGGGAGAAGTGTTCGAACAAGGGGAAGACttgagacttgtttgatttttgaaaaacttcttgcgcacagggctttgagagtgcatcattttgggagagtcaCTTGTGGGAGGGAAAGGCTTTGCATGGGGAGTGTCTTCTTTGTTTTTGGCTCCTGATTTTTCCTCGCTTTCCCTCCGCTTCTTGCATGATTGCGTCGAgctttacctctgtctttgaggagtcatgttttggcttttgatcgattgcgtcgagtcgttgcccttgtcttaggaaatcgatctttgcttgagtaagtgactgttcttgcctttctgagctttttgtctttgcttgagttcttcactttcttcttgccactttttatttttcacttctctggttacaggtggtgtgttgacaatgcactcatcaagggggagattgaggaatgagcagtactcactcctggctgtgatgagtgaattgtcaaccgtacggtgtgatcgtgtgcttgatctttggttgcaggtacacgggcgtcgagtgtcgacggagagttgctgtggaggagctcaggccgggcggcagctgtggcgtccactcctggatcgaggacgcaagcagcgacggatagcgggtttcttggtttgcgccacaaaatcaagctggcggacggcggttgaagacgccaagtcgtggaggcacgggcgtcggtctcgggactggcggaggaacgggcgtcgatggcgtctagggcctcgctgcgagcgaggaggtgacgggcgtcgggcggcgtctagggccgtcagaaggccgaggcaggaacggcgtctagggccacggcgtggaggcgggaatcttctcgcgcgtggagttttggcggttttctcaaaaccggccacctacccgggtttcgcggaccctccaaaaccgcggatcggatcttcatcgacgtggcggcatcacggagaagacttcgtttcgaagaaagaaccttagCCATCAGATAAGATCGTGTACAGGGTTCTACagctccgaccggtctgaccggtccctaggaccggtctgaccagtctgggcGCGGCTGGGGTATTTAAGTCCCCTCTCACCTGCCCGTGGGAGgcgagtctcttgagtcttttttgttttctccttccctttcctcctgctccaggttagggctGAAGGTCTCCAATGCAAAGGAGGATTAggttatagctaatctctctaATCAAGAGGGTGGATGATAGGGTGGTAGGCTCTAgccttgtataggtgaattcctctgagattcATGAATGAAATCGGTTTAAGATTCACCCTTGTGTGCTGAGTTttcatcctccccttcctcccttgcCTTTTTGGGCtcgaattctcctcttttggtgtgttttgtgtttgaaGGAGACAAGCCCTTGGATTCGTGTTTTGCTAAACTCattgtgacgattctaatccatctagcctagtgccaaaccccctggaatcgcgagttctcacgaattggagtttttcACATTCTTGAGTAAACCTCAATCCACTTTAATCttccctcgaattctcaagttcctttaatcttttgggagagatctcttggggatatgttcacgggacagttgtgaaggtatcctccaagtttcgttgaatttggacttcgttttctcaagattcaacatttgaagCCTTGTTCACGGGCTCTCtgggagcaaccggtctgacccgtGTCgactaccggtctgaccggggtgctgcaccggtctgaccggtccctggctgTGAGGTTTGCAGATTTTCTCGTTCGCTTCCGTGTTTTCTCTCGCTCGTTCCTAGGGTCTATTTGTTttggtttagctcttccatagctattccacacTTCACCAAGAACTCTAGGGGTTGGGTGCGCAATTAGGAGATAGGCCGTACTTTTTCTTCGGCGAAAATTTTaatcggctctcattcaccccttGATCgacttttcggtccctcaacaTTTGCTCACGCACCTGATTCCGTGGCCTGGATTGCAGACGAGGTTCTTCATGTGAACATTAGAGCAGCCAGTCTGAATCGACACGCAGTCATCACCTGCAATTGTTTTTAATAAAAAAGCTGCGTAGCTCAGACTTTTTCTGGCCAATACTTGGGGCGGGCTAGGGATTCGCAAGATCAGGGTATGCAtgcaatttatttatttttaatttttttaccgCAGCCGATGTTGGAGCTCCTGATCTCGACGTTCCTGGTGTTCTGGAGATGGATGCCGTCCGTGTTGGGGCTGTCCCCGGGGGAAGAGATGGTGACGTTCTTCACCTTGATGCCTCCGGAGCTGTCGAACTTGAGGTGGCACTGTGGGCTGTTGCTGATCCTGATGTTGCGCACGGTGACATTGAAGCTGCTGTAAAACCTTACAAGCTGGAAAACAAGCATAGGCGATACAGGTTGAGCATAGTCCTTCGATCCAGATCATGGTGCAAGTAAAATGCAAAGACGTTTGTTCATACCGTAGGCTTGGCTCCTGATGAATGCCAGTGCCCCGTAGATCTCTGCAGCACAAGGCATATACAGAGGATACACAAGATCAGTCACCATCTTGGTGCTGATCATCATGCATGGTCTCAAAACTCTGAAGAAACTGAATTTTCTTTTAATATCATGGTGTAACTAACTATGACCTGGTGAGGCGCATCAGCTGGTGATGACGAGTCCTGCAGCGAGGTGATGCTCTGGCCGTCGACCGTGCCAGCTCCCTGGACGGTGAAGCCGTCCAGCCACTTGAAGTTGAGCCACTGGAGAGGCCTCCTGGACCTGGGCCAGGAGTCCATGCCCGGTGGCGCCAGCAGGGCGCCGTCCACCTGCAGCGTCAGCCTCGTGCTGCAGGGGCCCTGGAGCGTCACCGGCGAGACGAGGAACCTGTGCCCGGGCGGGAGCAGCACGGTGGCGCGCGGGACGACGACCCGGCACGCCGCTCGCCAAGCTGCCACGAGTGCCTGGCGAACGAAGCAGGAAGGAAGCTCATCAGCTTGATCTCATAAGATGTTTAGACTCCATACATTCTCGACGCAAAAAACACAAGCTGTTGAACAGAAAATTCCGGTACCTCCGCGTCGTCGGTgaccccgtccgccgccgctccgaacGACAGGACGCTGAGCGTcgtcggcctcgccgccgcagccgccggcgccgccaggcACATGAGCGCGCCGGCCAGGAACGCAGccgggacgacgacggcgacggagcTCCACATCTCCGGTCCGCGCGCCGTGCCGAGCTTGATATGCTAGCTACTTGGGGCGAATTGAGTTTGTTTGGAGCGCATGGCAGATACATATGTATACTCTGCAAGTCTGTAACCACGACCGGATAGATCGATCGAGCTAGCACGCATGCGTGCATGGCTGATGCGCAAATCAAAATCAAGAGCTTGCTTTGCGTTCGCGCGCGTGGGTTAGGGTCAGGCAAATTAAATGGTAGGCGCCATACCCTCATCAGCTTTTCCGTTTGTGGAATTGGCGGCGTGCGGTGTCCCTCAGCAATGGGCCTCATGTGTGAGCAtctgctagctagctgctggtACCAAGAGCTTATTATTAGAgctctgcatttttttttcactcTCTTTTAagctcttcttctctctctctcttttttttttgcactctCTTTAGTGCTAGTAGTAAATTAAAGCACACTGCCGCCAATCATCTccgaaaaaaaatagaaaagagaatgtTGAGTCAGTGGCCTTGCCCTCTTAACCCAACTTGTAATGAGCTGGAATGGTTCGAGTCCAAGAGCAGGCATTCTCTTTCTATAGAGCAACCATACTCAGATTGTCATGTCCTTTAGACAAAACTTAATGTGAAccaatgaactatttgtaactGTTTTCCATGCTCTAATTAGGTCAATATAGGTGCCATGCACATCGTTTCTTTTGAAGTTCATACAAAATTAAATCTGATATCGATTGGGACGTCTTCACCTCTCATTGCCTTCTCGTCGCCAGGGGAAGATCTGATATTGGGCGTTTGGCCAGTGAGGTGGGAGGtgaggaggacggcggccgaCGCGGCTTGGCTCGTATCTGGGAGCCTGGCTCCTGTTGCCGAGGCTCTGCAGATACAATAACAGCTTATTTGATTGTCTGTGTATAGATATTGTTTGGTTGCCCGTACGAAATATATCATATGAGAGAAAATATTATAAACAAGTATCATtgtaatatttattttgtatatTGTTATGTTCTGACAGTTCATAATTTACATCATCAAGCATTAATCATctttaggaaaaaaaatatttgttaatATACACTAATCACCTACTAGCTCGTGGAAAACGGACTTCATTCTCGTTTCCCGCGAGCCATGCTCGTTGGTGCTTCTTGCGTATATGCAGAGCCAGGCTCAGATCGGTCTTGAAGCAACCAAACCACATCGAAGAGCCTGCAGGCTGAGCCCTGGTACACCCAACCAATCGTGAAAAGATTtgatttcaaaaactttacacctGACCAATCAACCGCTTTGAACGCGCGAGCATTGAATGCGAACGGCCACGTGACCGCCACCACTCCTTTTATTTGAGGGGAGTTGTTGTGGTTCGTGGAGGTGATTGTCACGGATATTCCTGGCAATGGATTGGATTAGATCCAAATCCAATTAGACTTTTGCTCTTGGATTCAACTGAATTTGGATCCATTTGGATATGGATATCCATTTGCTTTAGATCAATTAGGATTGAATTCTATTGgatagagaagagagagaataaTTCAAATGCTATTGGACTGAGCAGACTACCATGTACGCGTATGTCTCTcccccgccaccgcgccgcccgcgtgtcgctcctccgccgccgcgcagagctcTCCGAGCCGCCGTGCATCCCTCTCCCGTCGCCGTGCGCTCGCTCCCGGGGGCCGCGCGGAGCTCTCCCGGCCGCTGCATGGAGCTATCCCGGCCGCCGCGCATCGCTCTTGGCCGCCGCGCGGAGCTGCACGGCGACGAGCTGCACGGCGCGGTTGAGCGCCTTGCTCCGAATGACGACGTAGTGGCCCGAGTCGTGGCCGAGGAAGCCCGACTGCATCCAGAGGAAGCCCAGCATGACGGCGGCCGccatgtgcgcggcggcgctggcggtggCGAGCACGAGCcagacggcgccggcgagcagcgcggccaTGGCGCAGAGCGAGGCGGCGCAGCCGTGGCCCTTGCGGTCGAAGAGCCCCGCgcgggcgagctcggcggcgaggcggcggtagTCGCGGGACACCTCGGAGACGCGGTAGTCGGCGAGCGTGGCGACGCGGTGGCGGTCGAGGACCCGCCACGCGGAGGCCGGGTGGTACGCGACGAAGGCGTCCGTCACGTCCTGCCCGCCCAGGCTGAGCAGCGGGAGGTCGCCGCCCGGGTGGCGCGGCAGCCACGCCGTGACGTCGTAGACCTTCCCCTGCACCGCCACCCACAGGTCGCCCTCGGAGCTGTGCTTGGCCATCTCCGCCGACGTCACGTGCCTTTCCTCCCGGGCTCGCCTGCTTGTCGGCggcgccattcaccgccaccattgctgccgctgccgctgccgccccgaTCACGGCTCACGATGTGTTCACGACCAACCAATCTAATCAGCAGCCGCGCATCCCCAGCAGCGGACGATGCAATGCTGGTAGATTAGATCTGCGCGGGGCAATGCGATGCAATGCGGCGAGGATTTAGGAGGAGTGCGGGAGTGCGAGATGATTATCGGGCCCtccaccgcggccgccgccgcgcttgccGTCTACTCCTATTGGGAAGGAGGGAGATGGGCAGATGGGATTGGTTGGAGTCCTCGGAGAGCGGGAGAGCAGGGGAAGGGAGGTGGTTTCTGTTTGGATCGCAGCGAGGCTTTGACCGCTTCGACGAGAAGGAGAGCGCGTGGGTTGGGGACCAGCGGACCCAGCCGAAtcggatcggcggcggcggacagctAGGCGGGCCACACGGTGTGGCCAGCTAGACCCACCACCGACGCACAGGTGTGGCAGGGGTAATTTTGCTCCTCAACACCCTACGATGTTAGACTTTTGTGACTGGACACTATTTAATTTTTCCTTTATTGTTGGACACTATTTAAGTGTACATCTTTGCTACCGGACACAACAGTCattataatatttattttgaaGAGAAAGGACGGAGAAAAGTTTTAAAATGACCAAATTACCCCCGACTCATAACGCTAACCTGTTCAACCCAGACGGCCCCACCCGTCGCTTCCCCACACCCGCCCGACCCaagtagcgccgccgccgccctcgacacctagcgcccgccgccgcctcctccctcgaaGCCGCCATGCACAGTGGTGAGGCAGTACCTTGGCATACCGGCAATAAAGACGATGACGGCGAGGCCCATcacgcctgcgcctgcgccggcGCCGAACCCCCTGTTCCAGCCCTTGAATTGCTGGATATACACAACACCGTGACGATGATGGCGCCGCCGGTGCAGAGGCTACGCAACAGCCAGTTGAGCCCACTGTGTTGAGCTCGAGGTCGTAGCCGTCGAACTCGAGGAGGTTGGCGATGGCCGCGATGAGGCTGGTCTTGCCGGTGCCCGGCGGGCTGCGGAGCAACTACCCAAGGCGTAGTGCTCCCGCCGGCGCACGAAGCGGAGTAGGTCGGCGCAGATGCCATCGCAGAACGCCGGGAACTCAAGTGTTAGGCACCACTGCTGCCATCCGGTGCCGCCTCCCGGGGCCCCAAACCCGTCGCGCGGCCCGCTGAACGGCGTGTAGTGCAcggtgccgccaccgcccggTGCCTTTGTGCTCCGCGACGTCCACTGCACGCGGATGTCCTGGAACGTGTGTCGCGCGTAGCGTGGTCGTCGAGGAGCGATGCAGGGCTCCAGCGCCATCCCGACGTACCCAATGGGCGGCTCGTCTGGCGCCCGGACGGATGAGCAATCGgtgagacgacgacgacgttgGCGCGAAGCGCCCTCACGACTCCGACCCGGCGCCGCacaacggggggggggggcggcagcAGCTGTCGCGGCAGCTCAACCtgcccggcggcgcggcagcctgTCGCAGGTGGCGAACGGCGGTCAGGGGGTGGCTGGCAGTGGGTGGGGACAGGTGGAACGGGAGGGAGGGATCGAATGGATAGGATAAGATccgggtagtttagtctttctTTTAATTCTACTATTTATTTAATTAGAAAATGAATATTATAATGCATATAGTGTTTTGTAGCAAATATACAAATTTGAAGGGTGTCCACTGATAAATACATATTTTAGTACTGTCCATCAGCAAATATCAACATTAAAGAATGTCCAATAGCAAATTTACCCGTGTGGCAGACTGCAGGCACAGCAGACAACACAGGCTGGGCCGTTGGTGCGGCGCATGCCGAGTTGCCAGCAAGCCCGTTGCCAGTTTGCCACGCCCGTTGCTTTGCGCACGCAGATTTGATTTCTGGTGGCAGAATCTAAAAAAAAAATTTCTGGGGGCAGCCGTTTCAATGGGCTTTGACATGGAGCTGCCGAGAACGGCACGGCGAGCACAAATCCAACGAAAAAATTGCAATATTAGGACTGCAAACACTGACCACTCGTGAATTTGCTACTCTCAGTGAATAACACGGTGGGACTATCTGTGCCTATGAAATGTGCGGCCAATGGCAAAACTGTAAGGGCCAATGTTTGCGGCcccatttttgcaaatttctcgAATCCAACGGAGGAAGAAGACCACGTCCACATGCATCACCGGCGGTGCTTTCAAGCAAAGCTCACCGATGCTCGATCGAGAAACAGAGACTCAAATTCCGTTGCAACAAAGGAACATGCGCTTTGCATCACATAGGAGAATTTTAAGATGCTGCCATATTAGTGCCATGCATCAGCCTAGCGCGAACGTTATGCCCTGCTTTTGCACCTACTCGCCTGCGGGGGCGCGTCGCCGCTTCAGTACCAGGCACTCAAATTCCCCTCTCCTTCACAACACACACGGACGCAAGCTCCCAAGGACGCAACGAGTCCCGTGCGTCGGGCCACCAGCAGGGAGCTGCCCCGGCCGTGCATAACCGCTTCGTCACCGCGCGTGGCTGCACCGGGACCCGCGAGGGAGCTGCCTCGGCCGCGCGTgacccctcctccgccgcgtgtGGTAGTTGGCATCATGGAACCAACACGATGCAAGTCACCTCTCGCCCTGACTTTGGGTTAACGAAAGCCAAGAGAGAAGAGACGCTTGACCGCGAGACCACGAAAATGCCACATCTGCTGCAACGAAACCTTTTGAATTTTTGATACTACAATACAAAGAAGCGTTTTCATTTGTTCTGGGTCTTTTTGTAGAGGTTTGAATTCTGCAATGGAGCTTCCAAAAATTTCTTTCCGAGTCAATTTTCTCAACGGGCtgctcttttttatttctttaaaTTTTTATCTATTGTTTCGAAAGTTACGATTTCGAATTCTctcttattttttattttttattatattgATGTTTTATCACATTGCTTTTTTTTATGATGTATTCCCCTAGAGATGGAAAATTTGTCCAGCTGATTTTATTAATTTGCAAATTGTATTATTTGGTCTACGTACCGGAACTGATAACATTCGAGATTATGCAGGATTATACACAAAAAATCCTTTTTTGGCTCTCTCTTTAGCACTATTTCTCCTTCAAAATAACtgacataattttttatttttcctgaacagaaaaataaatgaaaaagaaaggaggtagattttttttgatttatggttaaagaagaaaaacaagaaaacaggGTTCTGTTGAATTTTAAGTATTCAGTTTCACCAATGATTTAAAATCGAAGGTAGAAAatgttggaattatgggcttgacccatttattctaatcaatacaataaaagaatttaaagcccactattaaatgctagggaatcaattgcataattccgtaccgggatttgaggatgatctcaaccgacttaaagggtggactTCATGTACActacttgtgaagccggtaagaggaggtcggtgaaccacatgcgcgcgcgctcgctcgcctagCCAGACCGGGCCGAGGCCGTGGGCGAGGCGCAGACGGACAGACGGACGGACGAACGAACGGTGCGGTGCGatgtgatgtgctgagatgagaagaacgTTTTGCTGTTAAGAGCATTAAAACAGAGAATAAATGTTGATAGTAATGACTGGAGAATCACACCAGTAACTGCCGCTCATTaaagctctttacgacgtccaggttcgttgaacctgaggcacctccacacctatataaaccactccttcctcctctcatcAACACACACTTCAGCACTtgatccaggtactcctgcttaggatacctctcccttctccctctgctgctttctgccgttcccatcgctagtgctgcgcgcacagctctagcgagagcaggcctccggaacctctgctcgctgaaggtcctgcacgggacgcgggcaatcaagtttttggggagcgtcttgacgcgactgctcgctccctgatcgactacttcgtctacttcccggcgtgaacgaacgactactttgtctacttcccggcgtgaacgaacgactacttcgtctgcttcctggtgaccgttcgtgggactgcactgcgaacctcttcctgcatcgacatcgttcggctacttcaggcaaggccagttgaatagcatgtctattccagctggtaacggcgcaaccggtgcctccggcactagtcccgccttggggtacactctaaacctattctggtttaactttttgttcatgcttattagtaagaataatatgaacacatgcacatatcttattcacacattatcactcatttatgccatgaaattgctagtaatatttggaattaaaatataccgaaaattgcctagttatctaacaatccaaaaacctgaatttgttaataggctttcggtatgtagctttgctgcatcaatcaaatcaccaccttttgatggttcaaattacaaacgttggcaagagtgGCTTATACTATGGTTAACAATATCGAGAGTGTTCCATgtaaaagagggtaagcctgaacagttcactccagaggaagggagtgtgttcgatgaggctgataccctctttcgaggcttggtcattagtgttctcggtgaaaaCCTAGTGGATTCCTatgtccggctgccaactggaaaagcgttgtgggatgctcttgaggctcaatatggagtgtctgacgccggcagtgagttgtatacgatggagcagttccttgaatataggatggtcgaagaccgttctgtggtggaacaggctcatgaaatacataatCTGGCAAAATATCTCAAAAATTGTAgtaaagagtccccatgtgtgttacccaataagtttgtggccggaggtattatctctaagctgccaccttcttggagagactttgctacttctctaaaacacaagagacaagaATTCACCATaaatggactcatagggactcttgatgttgaggagaaggcgagagcaaaggacatgcataggaaaggagttgttggtgcttctagcgccaatcttgttcagaagaacaactcccacaagaacaagaaaaagccaccgcaaaACTAACCAAAGACTAAACAGACAACCAcctttaagaagaagaagaagaaaggagcttgctatgtgtgtgcTAGTACGGAATACTTTGCtacaaagtgtccgaaccgcaaaggcaacgactccgccaacatggtcattagcgagcctggaggaacatcggggtacggtaatttattacctacagctctttcagttttttgttcacctgaatggtgggttgacactggtgctaatattcatgtttgtgttgatgcttctttgttttcttcttaccaaGACGGCGGAACTTCCtacttgctgatggggaacggatcgcatgcgtgtgttcttggtgttggtacggtaaatctgaagtttacttcggggaagaccgtgcagctgaagaacgtgcagcatgtccccaccatcaagaagaatctagtcagcggctctctactgtgtagagatggttttaaattagtctttgagtccaataaatgtatcttgtctaaatttgatacttttgttggaaaaggttatgaaagcggagtcttgttccgtctttctttgtcagatatttgtaataaagttgcatacaatgttattaacgttgatgaaacaaatgtttggcattcgaggctttgtcacgttaattttggttgtatgatgcgcttagctaatttgagtttaattccaaagtttacttttgtcaaaaattctaagtgtcatgtatgtgttgaatcaaaacaaactcgcaagcctcataaggctgcggaggcgaggagcttggcacccttagaattaattcattctgatttgtgcgaaatgaatggagtgttgacaaaagatggtaaaagatatttcatgactttgattgatgacagtactagattttgttacatctatttgttgaagtcaaaagatgaagctctacactactttaaaatctataaagttgaagtagaaaaccaacttgagagaaagatcaaaagtgttaggtcagatcgtggtggtgagtacttctcaaatttatttactttattcttcgaggaacatggtattattcatgagaggacaccTCCCTATttacctcagtcaaatggggttgccgaaagaaagaaccgcactctaacggatttggttaacgccatgttagatacagcgggactttccaaggaatggtggggtgaggctatattgactgcatgtcatgtcctaaactgtgttcctacaaagaataaagagataacaccattcgaggaatgggagaagaaaaggccaacactttcatacttacgtacatggggttgtttggcaaaatgagtgtgccaataaccaagaaacgtaagtttggacctaaaactatggattgtatctttctaggttatgctattcatagcgttgggtatagatttttaatagtaaaatctggagtacctgacatgcatgttggtactataatggagtccagagatgctatatTTTTTGAGAACATTTTTcatatgagagatgaaacaagttcatctaggcaagaattcatcgaggatgatagctctgctgagccgatagaacacaatgaaaacacacttgtggaaaatcctgaggaggataacaatgatgctccaagaaagagcaagagacaaaggactgtaaagtcttttggtgatgatttcattgtatacctcatagatgatatacCAAGAatcattgaagaggcatattcatctcctgatgctgactattggaaggaagcagtgaggagtgagatggattctattatgtctaatggaacctgggaggtcgttgaacgtccttatggatataaaccggttggatgcaagtgggtgttcaagaaaaagcttaggccagatggtactattgaaaagtacaaggctaggcttgtggccaagggttataccaaaaaagaaggagaagatttctttgacacttattcaccagttgcccgattgaccacaattcgagtgttactttccctggcagcctcttatggtcttctcgttcatcagatggacgttaagacggctttcctcattGGAgaattagaagaggagatctatatggattaGCCGGAtgagtttgtatcaaagggttaAGAAGGAATGATTTGTAAGTTgttgaaatctttatatggtctcaagcaagcgcctaagcagtggcatgaaaagttcgacagaactttgacgtctgctggctttgttgtgaacgaagctgacaaatgtgtgtactatcgctatggtggggctgaaggagtgattttgtgcttgtatgtggatgacatactgatctttggcactagccttaatgtgattaaggaagtcaaagagtttttatctcaaagtgTTGAGataaaggatctgggagaagctgatgttatccttaatataaagctggtaaaagagagcaatggtggggtgattcttacacagtctcactatgcagagaaggtgttaagtcgctttggttatagcgactataaacctgtctcaacaccgtatgatgccagtttaattcttaggaagaacaaaaggataatgcgagatcagctgagatattctcagatcattggttcattgatgtatttagctagtgctacaagacctgacatcttgtttgctgtaagcaaactaagctagtttgtttcaaacccgggagatgatcattggaaggttcttgaaagagtaatgcgctatctaaagaggacaatgaactatggaattcactacaccgggtacccaagggtactagaagggtatagtgattcaaactggatttctgatgctgatgagataaaggccacaagtggatatgtgtttacacttggtggtggagctatttcctggaagtcttgcaagcagaccatcttaacgaggtcatcTATGGAAGCaaaactcacagcattagatacttccaatgttgaggctgagtggcttcgtgagctccttatggacttgccgatagttgaaaaaccgataccggcaattctaatgaactgtgaca contains:
- the LOC120709867 gene encoding polygalacturonase At1g48100-like, with product MWSSVAVVVPAAFLAGALMCLAAPAAAAARPTTLSVLSFGAAADGVTDDAEALVAAWRAACRVVVPRATVLLPPGHRFLVSPVTLQGPCSTRLTLQVDGALLAPPGMDSWPRSRRPLQWLNFKWLDGFTVQGAGTVDGQSITSLQDSSSPADASTGHWHSSGAKPTLVRFYSSFNVTVRNIRISNSPQCHLKFDSSGGIKVKNVTISSPGDSPNTDGIHLQNTRNVEIRSSNIGCGDDCVSIQTGCSNVHMKNLVCNPGHGISVGGLGKDNSLACVSDVVAENINVQNALYGVRIKTWQGGVGSVRNVTFANVRVANVGTPIAIDQFYCDRQGGARCANRSGAVAITGVAYRRVVGTYSFQPARLACSDARPCTGVSMVDVRLSPAAGTVAPPLCWNSYGEAAGTMEPLGVGCLQRSNGDAMPLNQPSNYTC
- the LOC120709868 gene encoding delta(8)-fatty-acid desaturase 2-like, which codes for MAKHSSEGDLWVAVQGKVYDVTAWLPRHPGGDLPLLSLGGQDVTDAFVAYHPASAWRVLDRHRVATLADYRVSEVSRDYRRLAAELARAGLFDRKGHGCAASLCAMAALLAGAVWLVLATASAAAHMAAAVMLGFLWMQSGFLGHDSGHYVVIRSKALNRAVQLVAVQLRAAAKSDARRPG